A stretch of the Paramormyrops kingsleyae isolate MSU_618 chromosome 16, PKINGS_0.4, whole genome shotgun sequence genome encodes the following:
- the neurod1 gene encoding neurogenic differentiation factor 1: protein MTKSYTEGGMMPESQSASNWTDECLSSQDEHDMEKKNEDQEEIGKDDDVDDVDGLNRLEDDDDDEEDEEEDGDDQKPKRRGPKKKKMTKARLQRFKIRRMKANARERNRMHGLNDALESLRKVVPCYSKTQKLSKIETLRLAKNYIWALSEILRSGKSPDLMSFVQALCKGLSQPTTNLVAGCLQLNPRTFLPEQSQDIPPHMQTASASFATHPYSYQTPGLPSPPYGTMDSSHVFHVKPHSYGSALEPFFESVLTDCTSPSFDGPLSPPLSVNGNFSFKHEPSSEFEKNYAFTMHYPAAGLAGPQAHPSLYASSAQRCEIPMENIMSYDGHSHHDRVMNAQLNAIFHD, encoded by the coding sequence ATGACCAAGTCATACACAGAGGGGGGCATGATGCCGGAGTCCCAGAGTGCTTCAAATTGGACTGATGAATGTCTTAGTTCCCAAGATGAGCACGATATGGAAAAGAAGAATGAGGACCAAGAGGAGATAGGCAAGGATGATGATGTAGATGATGTAGATGGCCTCAACCGACTCGAAGATGATGACGACGAcgaggaagatgaggaggaagatGGCGACGATCAGAAACCCAAGAGACGCGGGCCGAAGAAGAAGAAAATGACAAAAGCTCGACTCCAGAGGTTTAAAATTAGACGCATGAAGGCGAACGCGCGGGAGAGGAACCGCATGCACGGGCTCAACGATGCGCTCGAGAGTTTGCGTAAAGTTGTGCCGTGTTACTCGAAAACTCAGAAGCTCTCAAAAATAGAGACACTAAGGCTGGCTAAAAATTATATATGGGCTCTTTCTGAGATTCTACGTTCGGGTAAGAGTCCAGATTTGATGTCCTTTGTGCAGGCCCTATGCAAAGGATTATCACAGCCAACCACTAATTTGGTAGCAGGTTGTCTCCAGCTGAACCCCAGAACTTTTCTTCCAGAGCAGAGTCAGGACATACCCCCTCATATGCAAACAGCCAGTGCTTCCTTTGCTACTCATCCCTATTCTTATCAAACCCCTGGTCTTCCCAGCCCGCCATATGGTACAATGGACAGCTCCCACGTTTTTCACGTCAAGCCGCATTCCTACGGGAGCGCACTGGAGCCGTTTTTCGAATCTGTACTAACAGACTGCACTAGTCCCTCATTCGACGGACCTCTGAGCCCCCCTTTAAGTGTGAACGGGAACTTTTCATTCAAGCACGAGCCGTCTTCAGAGTTCGAAAAGAACTACGCCTTCACCATGCATTACCCAGCGGCAGGTCTGGCGGGACCGCAGGCTCACCCGTCCCTTTACGCGAGCTCCGCACAGCGTTGCGAGATACCGATGGAAAACATCATGTCATATGACGGACATTCTCACCATGACAGAGTCATGAACGCGCAACTGAATGCTATATTCCACGACTAA